The following are from one region of the Phormidium sp. PBR-2020 genome:
- a CDS encoding diguanylate cyclase codes for MFVSFFNYPFLQPSQLPSHIDLAIETPKNTQYVTNLKRWSRGCAYGVISLGILVLLGWLFDIGLLKSIAPSWVTMKVNTAIGLLSAGSALLASHRRLKFWELTGTWIVLALGLLTMAQYIFDINLGIDEVIFPDDPDPVATYAPGRMALNTAIAFSTLGISLGYQAYRRYRLAQFFAIVTLMISFLGCLGYVFGITAFYGIGQFTEMALHTGLAFIVLSLGILGRYPDRGGMGITVSELAGGATVRRLIGLTFILPTVGCGLVLWGKRAGFYDGEVGLVLLSVASVFVLGTVIWWNARTIGATDYQALYDNLTGLPNRILFRQQLSNCLREAREQDQSLAVFFIDIDCFKKINDTLGHDIGDEVLQLVTRRILAELPPPSQSLSLGRGRVYPPVAAFCRSAHL; via the coding sequence GTGTTCGTATCTTTTTTCAACTATCCCTTCCTGCAACCGTCGCAGCTTCCGTCTCACATTGATTTAGCGATTGAAACACCGAAAAACACCCAGTATGTCACCAACTTAAAACGCTGGTCACGGGGATGTGCCTATGGAGTTATCAGCTTAGGGATTTTGGTTTTGCTGGGCTGGCTGTTTGATATTGGCCTACTTAAAAGTATTGCCCCATCCTGGGTGACCATGAAGGTGAATACAGCTATTGGACTCTTGAGCGCTGGTTCGGCGCTCCTGGCGAGTCATCGCCGCCTAAAATTTTGGGAACTGACTGGGACCTGGATCGTTTTGGCCCTGGGATTGCTCACTATGGCGCAGTATATCTTCGACATCAATTTAGGGATTGACGAAGTGATTTTCCCCGATGATCCTGATCCCGTGGCGACTTACGCTCCCGGACGCATGGCCCTAAACACCGCCATTGCCTTTTCGACCCTGGGAATCAGCCTCGGATATCAAGCCTATCGTCGCTACCGACTAGCCCAATTTTTTGCCATCGTCACCTTGATGATCTCTTTTCTTGGCTGTTTGGGCTATGTCTTCGGCATTACCGCCTTTTACGGAATTGGTCAGTTTACGGAGATGGCCTTACATACCGGATTGGCGTTTATTGTCCTGTCTCTGGGGATTCTCGGCCGTTATCCCGATCGCGGCGGGATGGGAATTACCGTCAGTGAACTGGCGGGAGGGGCAACCGTTCGCCGCTTGATTGGCTTAACCTTCATTTTACCCACCGTTGGCTGTGGGTTAGTGCTGTGGGGCAAACGAGCGGGCTTCTATGATGGGGAAGTGGGGTTAGTCCTGTTGAGTGTTGCCAGTGTCTTTGTCTTGGGAACCGTGATTTGGTGGAACGCTCGCACCATTGGGGCAACTGACTATCAAGCTCTCTATGACAACCTCACCGGACTCCCCAACCGCATTTTATTTCGCCAACAACTGAGCAACTGTTTACGGGAAGCCCGAGAACAGGACCAGTCCCTGGCGGTCTTTTTTATCGATATTGACTGCTTTAAGAAGATTAACGACACCCTCGGCCATGATATTGGCGATGAGGTGTTGCAGCTGGTGACTCGCCGTATCTTGGCGGAACTGCCCCCCCCAAGCCAGTCTCTCTCGCTGGGGAGGGGACGAGTTTACCCTCCTGTTGCGGCATTCTGTAGATCGGCCCACCTGTGA
- a CDS encoding GGDEF domain-containing phosphodiesterase — MRHSVDRPTCERLARRLVGVLSLPFDIEPYSCYVSGSIGIASYPQDGEDAASLMKHADIALHRSKETGRGNFGFYQRTLENPAYDLLLLERELHLAVEQQQFVLLYQPKLSIKTGQLAGMEALIRWNSPRLGQVSPQEFIALAEENGLIVPIGEWVLYRACKQIQRWREEGFPPVSVAVNLSARQFLQSNLVQTVRRVLETTQVSPQYLELEITETIAIQNVELTQVILQELREMGVRIALDDFGMGYSSLAYLKNFPLNALKIDRSFVQDITTQGSDRAIASVIVALGRGLGMKIVAEGVETVEQMEVLSELDCDEIQGYWLSPARPGEALGEIYDRIADCQPQLPRRMGRED, encoded by the coding sequence TTGCGGCATTCTGTAGATCGGCCCACCTGTGAACGCTTAGCCCGTCGGCTGGTGGGGGTTCTCAGTTTACCCTTTGATATTGAACCCTATTCCTGCTACGTCAGCGGTAGCATTGGCATTGCCAGTTATCCCCAAGATGGAGAGGATGCCGCCAGTTTAATGAAACACGCCGATATTGCCTTACACCGCTCGAAAGAGACGGGACGGGGTAATTTTGGTTTTTATCAACGAACCCTGGAGAATCCGGCTTATGATTTGTTGTTGTTGGAGCGAGAACTCCATCTAGCCGTCGAACAGCAGCAGTTCGTGCTGTTGTATCAGCCGAAGTTATCGATTAAAACGGGACAATTGGCGGGGATGGAGGCTTTAATTCGTTGGAACTCTCCCCGGTTGGGCCAGGTGTCTCCTCAGGAGTTTATTGCTCTGGCTGAGGAAAACGGCTTAATTGTGCCCATTGGGGAGTGGGTGTTGTATCGAGCTTGTAAACAAATCCAACGCTGGCGAGAAGAGGGGTTTCCGCCTGTTTCCGTGGCGGTGAATTTGTCGGCTCGTCAGTTTTTACAAAGTAATTTGGTGCAAACGGTGCGACGGGTGTTGGAGACGACTCAGGTTTCGCCGCAGTACTTGGAACTGGAAATCACCGAAACCATCGCTATCCAAAATGTGGAACTGACTCAGGTGATTCTTCAGGAGTTACGGGAGATGGGGGTGAGGATTGCCTTGGATGACTTTGGTATGGGTTACTCGTCCCTGGCCTATCTCAAGAATTTTCCTCTCAATGCCCTTAAAATTGACCGCTCCTTTGTTCAGGATATTACGACTCAGGGGAGCGATCGCGCGATCGCTTCGGTGATTGTGGCCCTGGGCCGGGGACTGGGAATGAAGATTGTGGCCGAGGGGGTCGAAACCGTAGAACAAATGGAGGTGTTATCTGAGTTGGATTGTGATGAAATTCAGGGTTATTGGTTATCCCCCGCTCGCCCAGGGGAGGCGTTGGGGGAGATTTACGATCGCATCGCCGACTGTCAACCTCAGTTACCGAGGAGGATGGGGCGAGAGGACTGA
- a CDS encoding energy-coupling factor ABC transporter ATP-binding protein — protein sequence MTLIALGFGSFLLRDCHNGNCLLFKRLPNLSILKHNDDFDAPVSDCVDITFVVANFSDPQPHAQTHGEAALFLDRVLFTYPDVPCVLNEITLRMQPGERLGVIGPNGAGKTTLFLTICGVLRPNSGAVCLFGKPVIPGEFRPDVGLVFQNPNDQLFSPSVWDDVAFGVENLGYSEAEVTERVRQTLEQMGILEYRDRPPHHLSGGQKRMVAIAGVLAMQPQLILYDEPSANLDLRSRRRLIEFLQQSSQTLLIASHDLELILELCDRVLLLDEGAIIADGPPDEIMGDRPLMEAHGLEKPSVLSPHPPR from the coding sequence ATGACGCTGATTGCGCTTGGCTTTGGAAGTTTTCTTCTTAGGGACTGCCATAACGGTAACTGTCTTCTGTTTAAACGGTTGCCAAACCTTTCTATCTTAAAGCATAATGACGACTTTGATGCACCTGTTTCTGATTGTGTCGATATCACGTTTGTTGTGGCTAACTTTTCTGACCCTCAGCCCCATGCTCAGACCCATGGAGAAGCGGCTCTATTCCTCGATAGGGTACTCTTTACCTATCCTGACGTTCCCTGCGTCTTGAATGAGATTACCCTAAGGATGCAGCCGGGGGAGCGGCTGGGGGTGATTGGCCCCAATGGGGCGGGAAAAACGACCTTATTTTTAACCATTTGTGGGGTGCTGCGTCCCAATTCGGGAGCGGTATGCCTGTTTGGCAAACCCGTCATTCCTGGGGAGTTCCGGCCGGATGTGGGCTTAGTTTTTCAAAATCCCAATGATCAACTGTTTTCTCCTTCGGTGTGGGATGATGTGGCTTTCGGGGTGGAAAATCTCGGCTATAGCGAGGCAGAGGTGACGGAGCGAGTCCGTCAAACCCTAGAGCAAATGGGGATTCTGGAGTATCGCGATCGCCCGCCCCATCATCTGTCTGGGGGGCAAAAGCGTATGGTGGCGATTGCGGGGGTGTTGGCCATGCAGCCGCAACTAATCCTCTACGATGAACCCAGTGCCAATCTCGACTTGCGATCGCGCCGTCGTCTGATTGAGTTTTTACAGCAATCCTCGCAAACCCTGCTGATTGCCAGCCATGATTTAGAGTTAATCCTGGAGTTGTGCGATCGCGTTCTACTACTCGACGAAGGGGCCATCATCGCTGATGGTCCCCCAGACGAGATTATGGGCGATCGCCCCCTAATGGAGGCCCATGGCCTAGAGAAACCCTCAGTCCTCTCGCCCCATCCTCCTCGGTAA
- a CDS encoding 50S ribosomal protein L32, with translation MAVPKKKTSKAKRNQRHAVWKRKAALEAEKALSLGKSVLTGRSRGFVYPVKDDEDDDEE, from the coding sequence ATGGCAGTCCCTAAGAAGAAAACTTCCAAAGCCAAGCGCAATCAGCGTCATGCCGTTTGGAAGCGCAAAGCCGCCCTCGAAGCCGAAAAAGCCCTTTCCTTGGGTAAGTCGGTTCTGACGGGCCGCTCTCGTGGCTTTGTTTATCCCGTGAAAGACGACGAGGACGACGACGAAGAGTAA
- a CDS encoding peroxiredoxin, whose product MTSINVGDRAPNFSLKNQNGESVSLSDFKGEKAVVLYFYPKDDTPGCTAESCAFRDSYTTFSDAGAEVIGISGDSVSSHKQFAQKHNLPFTLLSDQGNQVRKLYGVPATLFILPGRVTYVIDKEGIVRHIFNSQLDFQGHINESLKVLQAA is encoded by the coding sequence ATGACATCTATCAACGTCGGCGATCGCGCCCCCAACTTCAGCCTCAAGAACCAAAACGGCGAATCCGTGAGCCTCAGCGACTTTAAGGGAGAAAAAGCCGTCGTGCTGTATTTCTACCCCAAAGACGACACCCCCGGCTGTACCGCCGAATCCTGTGCCTTCCGAGACAGTTATACCACCTTCAGCGATGCGGGAGCCGAAGTGATTGGCATTAGTGGCGATTCCGTCTCCTCCCATAAGCAATTCGCCCAAAAACACAACCTCCCCTTCACCCTCCTTAGCGATCAGGGAAACCAGGTGCGTAAACTCTATGGAGTCCCCGCCACCCTATTTATTCTCCCCGGTCGCGTCACCTATGTCATCGACAAAGAGGGCATTGTCCGCCATATCTTCAACTCCCAACTGGACTTCCAGGGACATATCAACGAATCCCTGAAAGTCCTGCAAGCCGCGTAA
- the dusA gene encoding tRNA dihydrouridine(20/20a) synthase DusA → MTMTTTATFAESSRGETVVQGAKPVGNPLSVAPMMDRTDRHFRFFLRQIARRPLLYTEMLTTGAILHGKRAKLLGFSPEEKPLALQVGGDDPRELAECARIAQDLGYDEVNLNVGCPSDRVQNGNFGACLMQEPQRVAEAIAAMTRAVKIPVTVKHRIGVDECDRYEDMAEFVRIVSEAGCQRFTVHARKAWLKGLSPKENRTVPPLRYEDVYRLKQDFPHLFIEINGGFKELTQIREQYQYVDAVMVGRAAYDNPFLLATVDRDIYGEKYPLPTRSQVVEGMLGYCDRWVAHGYKLHSISRHMLQLFTGQPGTKAWKRYLSDHAHVPGAGAEVLTAALAQVPNPEVSPG, encoded by the coding sequence ATGACTATGACGACGACTGCGACGTTTGCCGAGTCTTCACGAGGCGAAACGGTGGTACAGGGTGCAAAGCCTGTCGGGAATCCCCTCAGTGTTGCCCCAATGATGGATCGGACCGATCGCCACTTTCGCTTTTTTCTTCGGCAAATCGCACGCCGCCCCTTGCTCTATACAGAAATGTTGACAACAGGGGCGATTTTGCATGGAAAACGGGCTAAACTCTTGGGCTTTTCTCCAGAAGAAAAACCTCTGGCCCTGCAAGTTGGAGGAGATGATCCTCGGGAATTGGCCGAATGTGCCCGCATTGCTCAGGATTTGGGCTATGACGAGGTGAATTTAAATGTAGGCTGTCCGAGCGATCGCGTTCAGAATGGCAATTTTGGGGCCTGTTTGATGCAAGAACCCCAGCGGGTGGCTGAGGCCATTGCGGCCATGACGCGGGCGGTGAAGATTCCGGTGACGGTGAAGCATCGCATTGGAGTCGATGAGTGCGATCGCTATGAGGATATGGCGGAGTTTGTCCGCATTGTCTCGGAGGCGGGCTGTCAGCGGTTTACGGTTCATGCGCGCAAAGCTTGGCTGAAGGGATTAAGCCCCAAGGAAAATCGCACGGTTCCCCCGTTACGCTATGAGGATGTCTACCGCCTCAAACAGGACTTTCCTCATCTGTTTATTGAAATTAATGGCGGCTTCAAGGAGTTAACCCAGATTCGCGAGCAATATCAGTATGTGGATGCGGTGATGGTGGGCCGGGCCGCCTATGACAATCCCTTTTTACTGGCGACGGTGGATCGGGATATCTATGGGGAGAAGTATCCTCTTCCTACACGCTCCCAGGTGGTGGAGGGAATGCTCGGCTATTGCGATCGCTGGGTGGCCCATGGCTATAAACTCCACAGTATTTCCCGTCATATGTTGCAACTGTTCACGGGCCAGCCGGGAACGAAAGCCTGGAAACGCTATCTCAGCGATCATGCTCATGTTCCCGGTGCGGGGGCCGAAGTCTTAACCGCTGCTCTGGCCCAGGTTCCGAATCCCGAGGTATCTCCCGGCTAA
- the gcvT gene encoding glycine cleavage system aminomethyltransferase GcvT: MTVPSSQPGLRRSPLFSRYLDLGAKLTPFSGWEMPLQFQGIRQEHQAVRQQVGLFDISHMGKFVLQGGNPLKTLQTLVPSDLSRLKPGKARYTVLLNPEGGILDDLIIYRQEGEQVVLIVNAATKDADREWIQAHLPETTSWVDGQDEQVLLALQGPQAQSLLQPLVNTDLAQLSFFSHRQVQILGHPAFIARTGYTGEDGFEMMLAPEAGQHLWDSLIGEGVVPCGLGARDTLRLEAALPLYGQDMTAETTPLEAGLDWLVHLNRKGEFIGRERLEQQASQGVPQRLVGVQMLSRQIARHDYPLLHEGTPIGQVTSGGPSPSLGKNIALGYVPPELASPGQGLQVQIRGKLYEAEVVETPFYRRP, translated from the coding sequence GTGACTGTTCCTTCTTCTCAACCCGGCCTCCGTCGTTCTCCCTTGTTTTCCCGTTACTTAGATCTCGGGGCCAAATTAACCCCCTTTTCCGGCTGGGAAATGCCCCTTCAGTTTCAAGGAATCCGCCAAGAACATCAGGCCGTGCGGCAACAGGTGGGGCTATTTGATATCTCCCACATGGGTAAATTCGTCCTACAAGGGGGCAATCCCCTAAAAACACTTCAAACCCTAGTTCCTTCAGATTTGAGCCGTCTCAAGCCCGGCAAAGCCCGTTATACAGTGCTTTTAAACCCAGAGGGGGGGATTTTAGATGACCTGATTATCTACCGTCAGGAAGGGGAGCAAGTGGTGTTGATTGTCAACGCCGCTACAAAGGACGCCGATCGCGAGTGGATTCAGGCCCATCTCCCCGAAACCACGAGCTGGGTTGACGGCCAGGACGAGCAAGTGTTGCTGGCCCTACAAGGTCCCCAGGCCCAATCCCTCCTACAGCCCCTCGTTAACACCGACCTGGCTCAACTCTCCTTTTTCAGCCATCGTCAGGTGCAAATCCTGGGTCATCCGGCCTTCATCGCCCGTACCGGCTACACCGGCGAAGATGGCTTTGAAATGATGCTGGCTCCAGAAGCCGGTCAACATCTGTGGGATAGCCTAATCGGTGAGGGAGTTGTTCCCTGTGGATTGGGGGCCCGAGATACCCTACGCCTCGAAGCCGCCCTCCCCCTCTATGGACAAGACATGACCGCCGAAACCACCCCTCTCGAAGCGGGATTAGATTGGTTAGTTCACCTGAACCGTAAAGGAGAGTTTATCGGTCGCGAGCGGTTAGAACAGCAAGCCAGCCAGGGGGTTCCCCAGCGACTGGTGGGGGTGCAGATGCTCAGCCGCCAGATTGCTCGTCATGACTATCCCCTATTACACGAAGGAACCCCCATTGGACAAGTCACGTCAGGAGGGCCCTCTCCTAGCCTCGGTAAAAACATTGCCCTGGGCTATGTTCCTCCAGAATTAGCCAGCCCCGGCCAAGGTCTACAGGTACAAATCCGTGGCAAACTCTATGAGGCAGAAGTCGTTGAAACCCCGTTTTATCGCCGGCCCTAA
- a CDS encoding FAD-dependent oxidoreductase, with product MAHSSWTLWLSAIALGLSGCGGLGLSNPDITLGDDHDNSPTEVTASPVPPEVHRYDVIVYGDELPGVCAAIWAKRTLGEGARVALVRPEAADAMVGGLLTRGGLAYLDFDKTPRWYAQPFSDCFLEFLDEANVGESCVHPIRADEGMRRMLENAGVSLLSNARLEPVVENGRIEYADVIGHNKRLEANSFIDTTQQAELAIAAGQPYYRGYESQAGELAQSTLGTSIVPIIEGLTIEELRQIEAQFHDDPNWVAQIEESIYSRNDAAGSQFWMSGFGFPLYQSYRDGYYFRSIAIGAAYHIDRDQPFSLQGFFWDKANVCELDERSLSWNGFLFKYDVDTIREMEANRFQPSSEMIEELREVEAWLREYSGNPEVEVILPPEIYVRHSVSVRDVVAPLSGREIMVGGTRVEDSIATFSYDFDFRGGVDGLSMRVPPLPQYNFGIEHGLSRSIENLAIAGRSSGYEGIAVSVGRINTKNVYHGQGLGVAAALAQQQGVPLNQITSGQVREQWDQMTERTTELRGRVTADVTQYSEVR from the coding sequence ATGGCTCACTCTTCCTGGACCCTTTGGCTTAGTGCGATCGCCCTCGGTTTAAGTGGTTGTGGCGGCCTCGGCTTGAGCAACCCCGACATCACCCTTGGCGACGATCACGACAACTCCCCAACCGAAGTCACCGCCAGCCCCGTTCCCCCCGAAGTTCACCGCTACGATGTCATTGTCTATGGCGATGAACTTCCCGGAGTTTGTGCCGCCATTTGGGCCAAACGCACCTTGGGAGAGGGGGCCAGAGTCGCATTAGTCCGGCCCGAGGCGGCCGATGCCATGGTGGGGGGATTGCTGACCCGGGGAGGCTTAGCTTATCTGGATTTTGATAAAACCCCCCGCTGGTATGCTCAACCCTTTAGCGACTGTTTCCTAGAGTTTCTCGACGAAGCCAATGTGGGGGAATCCTGTGTTCATCCTATACGGGCCGATGAAGGAATGCGGCGGATGCTGGAGAATGCTGGCGTGTCGTTGCTCTCCAACGCCCGTTTAGAACCGGTAGTGGAGAATGGACGGATTGAATATGCCGATGTGATCGGTCACAACAAACGCCTCGAAGCCAACTCATTCATTGATACCACGCAACAGGCCGAGTTGGCGATCGCCGCCGGACAGCCCTACTATCGCGGCTACGAATCCCAAGCTGGGGAATTAGCCCAATCCACCCTGGGAACCTCCATTGTGCCGATTATCGAGGGCTTAACCATTGAGGAATTACGGCAAATCGAAGCCCAGTTCCATGATGACCCCAACTGGGTGGCTCAAATTGAAGAGAGTATCTACAGCCGTAATGACGCCGCCGGATCTCAATTCTGGATGTCCGGCTTTGGCTTCCCCCTCTATCAATCCTATCGAGATGGCTATTATTTCCGGAGTATTGCCATCGGAGCCGCCTATCACATCGATCGCGATCAACCCTTCTCCCTGCAAGGCTTTTTCTGGGACAAAGCCAACGTCTGCGAACTCGATGAGCGATCGCTCTCCTGGAATGGCTTTCTCTTTAAATATGATGTCGATACCATTCGTGAGATGGAAGCCAATCGCTTCCAACCGAGTTCCGAGATGATTGAAGAACTCCGAGAGGTCGAAGCTTGGTTACGGGAATATTCCGGGAATCCCGAAGTGGAGGTGATTCTCCCCCCAGAAATCTATGTTCGCCATAGTGTCAGCGTCCGAGATGTCGTCGCCCCTCTGTCTGGCCGAGAAATCATGGTGGGAGGAACCCGCGTCGAAGACTCCATCGCCACCTTCTCCTACGACTTCGACTTTCGCGGTGGCGTCGATGGCCTATCCATGCGAGTGCCACCCCTCCCCCAATATAATTTTGGCATTGAACATGGCTTATCCCGGTCGATTGAGAACCTGGCGATCGCCGGACGCTCCAGCGGCTACGAAGGGATTGCCGTTTCCGTGGGACGCATCAACACCAAAAACGTCTATCACGGTCAAGGCTTAGGAGTCGCCGCCGCCCTGGCCCAACAACAAGGAGTTCCCCTCAACCAAATCACCTCTGGCCAAGTCCGAGAGCAATGGGATCAGATGACCGAACGCACCACCGAACTCCGAGGACGAGTCACCGCCGACGTCACCCAATACAGCGAAGTCCGTTAG
- a CDS encoding sterol desaturase family protein: MENEPLIRLSSFFGILVLMGLWEAIAPRRQPQQSKLKRWFSNLGIVILNTLLLRAIFPLAAVGVAAIAQNQGWGLFNILSRPSWQAIILSILALDFVIYLQHVMFHALPNLWRLHKVHHADLDFDVTTGLRFHPLEILLSMGIKIIAIVLLGAPVLAVILFEIILNGTAMFNHGNVRLPKGLDRLLRLLVVTPDMHRVHHSVIPSETNSNFGFNLPWWDYLLGTYQAQPAASHDGMTIGLAEYQTKPQVGQLHWMLLLPFWEIGGRGTT; this comes from the coding sequence ATGGAGAACGAACCCCTAATCCGCCTAAGCAGTTTCTTCGGGATTTTAGTTCTGATGGGACTTTGGGAAGCGATCGCCCCTCGCCGTCAGCCCCAGCAATCGAAACTGAAACGCTGGTTCAGCAACTTAGGAATCGTCATCCTCAATACCCTACTGTTACGGGCTATCTTTCCCCTAGCCGCCGTTGGCGTAGCGGCGATCGCCCAAAACCAAGGCTGGGGACTGTTTAACATCCTCTCCCGTCCCTCCTGGCAAGCCATTATCCTCTCCATCTTGGCCTTGGACTTCGTGATCTACCTCCAACATGTCATGTTCCACGCCCTCCCCAACCTCTGGCGGTTACATAAAGTCCATCACGCCGATTTAGATTTCGATGTCACCACAGGCCTACGCTTCCATCCCCTAGAAATCCTCCTCTCGATGGGCATCAAAATCATCGCCATTGTCCTGCTTGGGGCCCCCGTCTTGGCGGTGATTCTCTTCGAGATTATCCTCAACGGAACGGCGATGTTCAATCATGGCAATGTCCGTCTCCCCAAGGGACTCGATCGCCTCTTACGGCTACTGGTGGTTACTCCCGATATGCACCGTGTCCATCACTCCGTTATCCCCAGTGAAACCAATAGCAATTTTGGCTTCAATCTCCCTTGGTGGGACTATCTTCTGGGAACCTATCAAGCTCAACCGGCTGCAAGCCATGACGGAATGACCATTGGCCTGGCAGAGTATCAAACTAAACCCCAGGTGGGACAACTCCATTGGATGTTGCTGTTGCCATTTTGGGAAATAGGGGGGAGGGGAACCACGTAG
- a CDS encoding ABC transporter ATP-binding protein produces MTPTVYIENLKKTYGDVTAIEDVSFSIEPGEIFGLLGPNGAGKTTTIRCLCTLSNPDSGRVEVSGVSAIERPRVVRRLLGYVAQEVALDKVLTGRELLRLQAALYHLPKGEIEGRIEAVLEMFGLTEYGDRKTGTYSGGLRKRLDLAAGLLHQPDLLVLDEPTVGLDIESRVAVWGFLQQLRERGTTILLTSHYLEEVDALADRVAILDRGRVIDVGTPSELKDKVGGDRITLRIREFAPLDEANRVKEMLEALPFVREAIVNEAQGNSLNLVVDSQQDALTQVQQTLQGQGLPIFGIAQSRPSLDDVYLAATGRTLLDAEIAAAGRRDLKKEKKRQMAGN; encoded by the coding sequence ATGACACCGACTGTTTATATCGAAAATCTCAAGAAAACCTATGGCGATGTCACCGCCATCGAGGATGTCTCGTTCTCGATTGAGCCGGGGGAGATTTTTGGCTTACTCGGTCCGAATGGGGCGGGTAAAACCACTACGATTCGCTGTCTCTGTACTCTCTCGAATCCCGATTCGGGGCGGGTTGAGGTGTCTGGGGTGTCGGCGATTGAGCGGCCTCGGGTGGTGCGTCGCTTGCTGGGCTATGTGGCTCAGGAGGTGGCGTTGGATAAGGTGTTGACGGGACGGGAGTTGTTACGGTTGCAGGCGGCGTTGTATCACCTCCCTAAGGGGGAGATTGAGGGCCGGATTGAGGCGGTGTTGGAGATGTTCGGTTTGACGGAGTACGGCGATCGCAAGACGGGAACGTACTCGGGGGGACTCCGCAAACGCCTGGATTTGGCGGCTGGGTTGCTGCATCAGCCGGATCTGTTGGTGTTGGATGAACCGACGGTGGGGTTGGATATTGAAAGCCGGGTGGCGGTTTGGGGCTTTCTACAGCAGTTACGAGAACGGGGAACGACGATTCTCTTGACGAGCCATTATTTGGAAGAGGTGGATGCGTTGGCCGATCGCGTGGCGATTCTTGATCGCGGCCGGGTGATTGATGTGGGCACTCCTTCTGAGTTGAAGGATAAGGTTGGGGGCGATCGTATTACGCTCCGGATTCGTGAGTTTGCTCCCCTTGATGAGGCGAACCGGGTTAAGGAGATGCTCGAAGCTCTCCCCTTTGTTCGTGAGGCGATCGTCAATGAGGCTCAGGGCAATTCTCTCAATTTGGTGGTCGATTCTCAACAGGATGCGTTAACCCAAGTCCAGCAAACGCTACAAGGCCAAGGTTTGCCGATTTTCGGGATTGCTCAGTCTCGCCCGAGTTTGGATGATGTCTACCTGGCGGCTACGGGACGAACTCTCCTGGATGCGGAAATTGCTGCGGCGGGACGTCGGGATCTTAAAAAGGAGAAGAAGCGTCAGATGGCGGGGAATTGA